CCGGCGGTCGAACTGCCGGAGGCCGCCCTGCCGGCCGCTGGTGCGCAGCCGCGCGGGGTGCTGTTGTCACGGGTTCACGTCGCTCTCGACGATGCCGGTCGGCTGCGGGGCATCGCCCGCTTCGACCTGCTCACGGCGGCCGGCAACGTGCGGCTGCGGCTTCCCGCGCGGACGCGGCTGCTCGACGTGCTGGTGGACGGCCGCGAGGTGCAGGCCGTGCCGGAGGGGCCGGAAGCCTGGGTGGTCAGACTGCACGACTCGCTCTGGCCGCGGTCGGTGTCGGTGGTCTTCGGTGCGGACGTGGGCCCGCGCGGCCGCGCCGGTCAGGTGCGGCTCGCCGCCCCGACGATCGACGGGCTGGACGTGCGCGACGTGTTGTGGACGATCGATCCGGCGCCCGGTGCCATGGTGACGCTGGTCGATTCCGCCCGCCAACTCGACGCGGCTGCGTGGCAGGCGCGTGTCCGTGACGCCGAAGCACTGGTCGTCGATGCCTTCGGGCCGGTGATCGCCGCGACACCGGAGCCGATCCGCGAGCGGTACCGGAGCTTCGCAGCGACGCTGGCGGCTGGTCCGGCGAGCCCGCTGGAGGCGTCATGGGATGACGCGATTCCGCTGCCGGACGGCAGTGGTGGCGGCCGCGTGCACGGCCTCGCTGCGGGGGACGGCACGATTGCCTGCCGCATCGACCGCGTGGTCGACGAGTCGCTGCCCCAGCGGGTGGTCGTGACGGGAGCCTTGGTGGCCGCAATCTGCCTCGCCCGCTTCGTCGCCACGGGGCGAAGGCGGGCCGGCGTGGCAGGCTGAGTGGCAAGCCGGGCAAGCCCGGCAGCGTGAAAACAGGGCTGGCCGGCCCGCGCCCTCGCCGCTACCGTCCGCCCCCTCCCGGGCCGCTGCGGCGCCGGTCGGCGGTCGTGCTGAACCGCCGGCGTGCGCGCCGTCTGCGACGGAAAGGATTCCGCCGCACGGCCGGGTTGCATGGAGGCACCTGTTCGCATGACGCCACAGTGTTCCGCGCCCGCGCGGATGTTCCGCGGATTCATCGCCGCCTGCCTGGCCGCGTTCGTCGGAGCCCAGGCAGCTGGCGGCGCCGACTTCCGCACGGCCAACTTCATCGTCGATGCCCCGACTCCCGATCTCGCCCGGAAGATCGGCGAGGCCGCGGAGCACTACCGGCAGACCCTCGCCGAGGAATGGCTGGGCACGCCGCTGCCGCGCTGGAGCCGGCCGTGCCCGATCAGGGCGCAGGTCGGGCCGCACCTCGGCGCCGGCGGCGCGACGACCTTCGTCTTCGACCGCGGCGAGGTCTACAACTGGACGATGTCGATCCAGGGGAGCGAGGAGCGGATCGTCGACTCCGTCCTGCCGCACGAGATCACGCATACCGTCTTCGCCAGCCACTTCCGTCGCGGCCTTCCCCGCTGGGCCGACGAGGGAGCCTGCACCACGGTCGAGCACCCGGTGGAGCGCGGCCGGCAGCACAAACTACTGCTCGAATTCCTCAGCACGGGCAGGGGGATCGCGTTTCCGGACATGTTCGCGATGCGCGAGTATCCTCGCGACGTGCTGCCGCTGTACGCTCAGGGCTATTCGCTTGCCCGCTACCTGATCGACCGCGGTGGACGGCGGAAGTACGTCGCCTTCGTCGCCGACGGCCTGGCGTCTGACGACTGGTCGCGGGCGCTGGGAAAGCACTACGGCATCGGCAGCGTGGCCCAGATGCAGCACGTCTGGCTCGACTGGGTGAAGGAAGGCTGCCCAGCCCCCAGCGCGGCTGTCGCTGCCGCAGCCCCGCCGACCCGGCCGGGTGGGGCGGCCACAGCGCGTGGCCAGAGCCCCGAACCGGTGGCGGCCACTCCGCCCGACCGCCGGTCGATCTACGCCAGCCGGCAACGGGTGGCGGCGGCTGATCAGCCGCTGGCGCGTTGACCGTCGCCACGTCCCGGCAGGGACCATGGCAGCGCTGCAGTGGCGGTGCGGCGGGCCGCGTCAGGGGATGGGGCCGAGTTCGGGACCGGCTCCCGTCACCAGCAGCGTGATGTGGTAGAAGACCGGCGCGGCGAAGCACATCGAGTCGATCCGGTCGAGGACTCCGCCGTGGCCGACCACGAGCGTTCCGTAGTCCTTGACGCCGCGATCGCGCTTGATGGCCGACATGGTCATGCCGCCGGCAAAGCCCATCACGGCGACCACGAAGCCGGCGAGGGCCGCCTGCCAGGGCTGGAACGGTGGCGCGGCCCACCACAGCGCGGCAGCGAGGAGGGCCGTGCTGGTGGCGCTGCCAAGCAGCCCCTCCCACGTGCGGCTGGAACTGACGGCCGCAGCGACGAGTCGCTGACCGATCATCCTGCTCCAGACGTACTGCATGCAGTCGGCGAACTGCACGAGGAGAATGAGGAAGAACAGAAGCCGGAAGTTCGCCGCTCCCCCCACGCCGGCCGCGGCGGGGATCGGGACTTGCAGCAGGGCCGGAGCGAAGGACAGGCAGTACACGCAGACCACGAGGCCGGCCTGGATTTTTGCGGTCCGCTCGAGAAAGCGCTTGAAGTCGCCGGCGAACGCAACCCGGGCGAGCACGAATAGCGTGGCGTACACCGGCAGGAAGACGCTGAAGATGTCGTAGCGGTTCAGGCCCACGAGCACGTAATGCAGCGGCGTGAACAGGAAAAACACCCAGAACAGCGCTCGATGGTCTCCCTTTCGCGTGGGCGTCAGGGTGATGAACTCCCGCAGCGCCCAGAAGGAGACGAGGCCGAACAGGATGACGGTCGCCACGGGGCCGAGCCAGAAGGCCGCCGCCAGCACCGTGCACAGCACCCACCAGCCTCGGAGACGCTGGTTGAATGCCCGGATCGAGGCCGGGTCGAGGCCGCGATCGGGATGGCGGCGCAGGAACTGCCCGACGCCGGTCGCCGCCGTCAGCAGGGCGAGCACGCTGGCGACGAGCGCGATGGTGAGGGGGTCGTTCATGGGGCGCGATCCCGGCGGGAACCGCTCATTCCTTCAGCGAGATGACGGCTCGTCTCGCCCGGGCAAGAAACTCGAGTTTCGCCTCGCCGCGTTCCAGCCACAAGGGCGGGCCGAAACTGATGCAGGAGAGCAGGGGCACCGGAAGAAATTCCCCGCGCGGCAGGACCCGATTGAGATTGTCGATGTGCACCGGGATGAGCTCGATCTCCGGCCGCTTCTTGGCCAGATAGTACAGGCCGCTCTTGAACTCGCCGATCTCGCCGCTGACGCTTCGCCCCCCCTCCGGAAACACGATCAGGGAACGGGTGCTGCCGGCCTCGCGCAGCATCATGTCGACCGGACTCTGGTGGACCTTGATGTCGGTGCGGTCGATGAGGATGGCGTCGAAGACCTCCTCGGCGAGCCAGCGGCGGATGGCTCCGCGCGACCAGTAGTCCTTGGCCGCAACGGGCCGCGTCAGTTCGCGCACCGGCTGCGGCAGCGACGACCAGATCACGATGGCATCGAGGTGGCTGGTGTGGTTGGCGAAGTAGACCCGCTGGCAGGTGTCGGGTTGGCTGGCAATCCAGCGGACGCTCGCGCCGGCGAGCACCCGGGCCAGCGCCGCGAGGGTCAGGCCCGCGACTCTGCAGAACGGTGACCGGCCGGCGGCGGCCGGGTCGGAAGGCGCCGCCGGTGGGTCGTTGAAGTCTGCCGGGGAGAGCATCGGTTCATCTTCCGCAGCGGCTTGGCCGCCGGTCAATCAGGCCGCCCGGCTGGGACGTGGGGATTGGTGCGTTTTTCGCGTCCCACCGTCGTCGGATCGCCGTGCCCTGGATGGACGATCGTTTCGTCTGACAGCGTGTAGAGATTCTGGCGGATGCCGCGGGCAAGGGTTTCGAAGTCACCGTCCGGAAAGTCGGTGCGGCCGATGCTGCCCCGGAACAGGACGTCACCCCCGAACACGACGGGCGGTTCGACCCGGTCGAGGAGGAAAACCATGTGTCCCGAGGAATGACCGGGAAGCGATCGCGCGACGATGCGCAGCCCCGCGGCCTCGATGACGGCTCCGTCGTCGAGGAGCCGGTCGGCCGGCGGGCTCTTGATCGCCATGCCGAAAGCCGCCGAGAGATTGCCCCCGGGATCGGTGAGCTTCGGTGCGTCAACGCGGCTGATGAGGATCGGGAGCCCGGGCCAGCGGGCCCGCAGCGCGGCGTTGCCGGCGATGTGGTCGGAATGGCCATGGGTGAGGAGGATTGCCGCCGGCTGGAGCCCACGGAATTCCAGCCACTCCACGACGAGGCCCGGTTCGAAGCCCGGGTCGATCACCACGCACTCGCGGCTTTCCGCGCGCGACAGCACGTAGGTGTTCTCGCCGAAAGGCTGGGACTCGATGCGGGCCAGCTCGAAGCCTTCCGGGGCGGCGAGCAACTCGGGATTGGGCATCGGGAGGGAGGTCAGGCTGGGTCAGGTCAGGCGGATGGGGGCATCTGGAGGATGGGTCGAGCATGAACTGACTGGGTCGCGTTCACAAGTCGCCCGGCTGTTTCACTGTATTTCGCCGGCTCTGCTCCGATTTCGCGGGCTGACTGGGGTGGCGGCCGTGAGCCGGGCAGGATACAGTCCGGCCCTCGTTCCCAGGCATGGCCGACCGCGCGGTCCATGCCGGGCTGAGGCCGGGTTCCGATCCTTTCGGATCTACCGGCGGTTCCGGGACGAGATACGCGGGGTTAAGGCTGGCAGCGGCACGGGCGATACTCACCGAAAGTCCCGCGGCGACCGAGGACAGGCAGGGCGGAGGAGGAATCCGCCCTGGAAGGTCGCCAGCAGCGGGGTTCCATGGAGGGAATGATGGCGGTTTGCGCAGCGGCGGTTCGGGAAACGGTCAGTACGCCTGCTCGTGGAGCCAGGTGCGGGCTGGTCGCCCTGGCAGTCTTCGTCGGCTGCGTGTCGATCGCGAGCGCCCAGCAGGGGCCGGGGCTCGTGCCCAACGGTGACGTGGCCCGCGGAAATGCGGACGCCAGTGATGCGGCGGCGATGGTCGCCGAGGGGCATCCGCTGCAACCGGCCCTGGAACTCGCCACGCGCGGCCTGGCCGGCCTGCGCGGCAAGATCAAGGACTATTCCTGCACGGTCGTCAAGCGGGAACGGATCGACGGCAAACTCGGCGAGCACGAGTACATGTTCGCGAAGATCCGCCACGAGCCGTTCAGTGTCTACCTTTACTTTCTCTCGCCTGACGCGGTGAAGGGGCAGGAGGTGATATACGTCGATGGGCAGAACGACGGCAATATGCTGGCCCACGCTGGCAGTGGCGTGCGGGCCCTGGTGGGCACGGTTTCGCTCAAGCCCCAGAGCCAGCTTGCGATGACCGGCAATCGGTATGCGATCACCGAGCTCGGCGTGGAGAATCTGGCCAGGCGACTCGTGGAGGTCGCCGAGCACGACAGCAAGTTCGGCGAGTGCGAGGTGAACTTCTTCCCCAATGCCAAGGTCAGCGGTCGCGTCTGCACCTGCGTGCAGGTCGTTCATCCGGTGCCGCGGCGAAATTTCCGCTTCCACCTGGCCCGCGTCTTCATCGACGACGAATACACCATCCCGATTCGCTACGAGGCCTATGACTGGCCGCACGAGGCGGGAGGGAAGCCGGTGCTGATGGAGGAGTACACGTACGTGAACGTGAAGATCAACAACGGCTTCACGGATGCCGATTTCGACCCGAAAAACACCGCCTACAAGTTCGGCGGCAAGTGATCGCCCCAGCCGCAATCGCTCTGGCGGCGGACGGTGATTTTCGCGAGACTCGCCCCGGCGGGACCGGCTCGGGCCGTGGTTCCGGTCGTGTGACTTCCGGCCTGTGGTGTCCGGCATGGGGCGTGAAGCAAAAATTCTTCTCGGTTTCCTCGGCCTGCTGGGCGGCGTCTTCTGTGGCGTCCTGGCGATGAAGTTGTTCGTGCACCGCCCGCCGACCGGCGTTGGTCCGGACATGCCGGGTGTATTGGCGGCCGGCCGCGCGTCCCGAACTTCCGGGGATGGCCCTGTCTCGGGTTTGCCGGCACGTGCTTTCGCGGCAGCGCCTCCGTTGATGAGCGTCGCGGCACAGGCCCTGCCGAATGACGCGGTCGCAAGGGGAGACGAGCTGCAGGGCCCGGAGCACGAGTCAGCGCTCGGCTCACGGAGGTTCGAAGCGGCGCTGGAGTCGCAACCGGTGGAGACGGCCTCCCGATTTTCTGACCGGGGCGCCGATGTTGGCGACCTGCCGAGGGATGTGTTCGTGAAGCCGGTCGGTTTCGAGGATGCCGTGTCGTTGCCTGTTGGCGATGTGTCGCCGGCATCTTCCCCGGTCGGGAAGGGGGGGGCGACGGCTCCTGCGGGACAGGCAGTCGCGGCGCCGGCAGTCGCGGGACAGGCATTGGTCGCGACCGGTGCGACTGCGTTAGTCAGTGGCTACGAGGTGCAGCCTGGCGACTCGTGGTGGCGCGTCGCGGAACGCGTTTACGGTGACGGTCGTTTGTATCGAGCGCTCTTTGCTTGGAACCGGGCGATTGATCCACGCGTAGCACTCGTTCCAGGAACGCGTTTGGAGGTGCCGCCGCTCGGGCGGTTGGTGACCGTCTGGCCCCGTCTTGTGCCAGCGTTGCCAGCGGCAGCGTTGCCAGCGGGACAGGCATCGCCGTAAAGCCCGCGGCGACGGTGCCGGAGGAGCGATCCTGAGACCAGTGGCACTGCCTTGGAAATCTTGATCCAGGCGATACGGGGCCTAATGCCCAGCCGGCAGGGAACCTGTCGACAATGAGACGCCAAACCGCTGCTGCCCAATGATTCAGATTCGGTGAAAGAGCAGTGCAAGCATTTCTTGCCTGGAAGCGGTTACCTCAACACGCTGACTGCAGTTACACGCAGCCGAACGCATTCTCGACGCGATGACGTCCGAGTCGGAGAGCCACCGCCTTCAGGCGTTCGGGGCGTGTCGTGCAGTAGTTGCCCAGCCATCGTGTCTTGTGCAGCAGATGGTTCATGGCGTTGTTCCAAGTCGCTGCAGAAGCGCCAATTCTCTCGATGATCGCCGCCACCTTACGGGAAAGTCGCGCCCGGCCGGAGCGGCATAGGCGAGCCGTCCAGTCAACGAGTTGCAGGTAGCCAGAAAGAGAGAAGCCAACCAACAGTCCTTCTCGTGTGCTGCCTTGCCCTCGGCGGTCTTGCAGTGGACAAAGCCAGTGGAGTTGCTCGATATTGCCCTCCAACTGTGCCGCCGCCGATGAGCCCGCCTGAAACGCCGCTTGGAGCCTTGCAAGGGCATTCATTTTTCGAACGTGACGAATGCGTTGCCGAATCGAGGTGTGAAGGCTGTCTTCAGGAAGTTTTGCAATCCCCGCGGCCAGCGGGTTGAGGTCGATGTAGGCACACGTCGCGAGCAGGGCTGCCTCATCAAGAATGGCGATCGACTTGTAGCGGGCCTCCCAGAAAGTTCCTCTGCAATTGTCCTCCTTGTTCGCCAGCCGCGACAGTGGCTCCTTGATCGCTTTCATGAACCACCCGAGGTCGGACAACCGTTCTCGGATAGTCCCGACTCGGCCTGGGTTCCTGCATTGCTGATCGACCCACGCCTTGACCTCTTCTGGGGACTGCATGTCGAGGCCTCGGGGCGGATAGATCGCGATCCAGCGCCGGAGCACTTCCTCGTCACTCCAGCCTGCCGCCACCTCGGGATCAATCCGGCAGAGAATGTGGAGGTGATTGTCCAGTATCGCGAAGCCACTCACCGCTATCGCAAAAGAATGGGCAAGGTCCTCGAGCCGCATTTCGACCCACAATTTCCGATGTTCAAACCCTCGGCCACACAACGATGCCTGACGCACGCATCTTGAAATGCAGTGGTAGTGCCGAGTGACTGCAGTATCCACGAGTTGCCGTCGTGCCATTGTCATGCCGCAATCCTCCAAAAGTGAACGTCAGTACACTATCAGGAGGTAGGCACGGTGTCAATCGAGTGCGTTGCGAGTTGCTGCGGCACGCAGTTTTGCAGATCTGCTGCGCGGATTCAGCCTGATTTCCTCGGCCGAAGCCTCGACCGGTTTTCGCGTGAGTGACTGCCACACCTGCTGGTTGCGGAAGGCTTCCTTGACGAGCCTGTCCTCTAGCGAATGAAACGCAATGACAACCAGCCGGCCGCCGACTGATAGCCGGCTCGGTATTCGTTCGAGGGCGACCTGCAGCGATTTGAGTTCCTGGTTGACGGCGATCCGCAGTGCCTGGAATGTGCGGGTGGCGGGGTGAATCCGGGCCGGTGCTTGTTGACGGGGAACCGCCGCCATAACGATAGCGGCAAGTTCACGCGCCGACCGGATCGGACTTCGCTCGCGTGCCGCTGCAATCCGCCGCGCGATCCGCCGGCTGAACCGCTCCTCGCCGAATTCGTAAATGAGGTCGGCGAGGCTCTCTGGCCGCATGCGGTTGATCAGTCGCCAGGCGGGTTCTCCCTCGGTCGGGTCGAAGCGAAGGTCCAAGGGGCCTGCGGATTCGAAGGAAAAGCCACGGGAATCATCGGCCAACTGATCACTCGAGAGGCCGACGTCGAGAAGAACGCGATCGACGGTCGGTATGCCGAGGGCATCGAGAACCTCGGGAATATCGCAGAAATTAGCTTGTGCAAACCGCAGTGGGCGACCTGCGAACTCACGAACTCCGCGATCGA
This genomic window from Planctomycetia bacterium contains:
- the cdsA gene encoding phosphatidate cytidylyltransferase — encoded protein: MNDPLTIALVASVLALLTAATGVGQFLRRHPDRGLDPASIRAFNQRLRGWWVLCTVLAAAFWLGPVATVILFGLVSFWALREFITLTPTRKGDHRALFWVFFLFTPLHYVLVGLNRYDIFSVFLPVYATLFVLARVAFAGDFKRFLERTAKIQAGLVVCVYCLSFAPALLQVPIPAAAGVGGAANFRLLFFLILLVQFADCMQYVWSRMIGQRLVAAAVSSSRTWEGLLGSATSTALLAAALWWAAPPFQPWQAALAGFVVAVMGFAGGMTMSAIKRDRGVKDYGTLVVGHGGVLDRIDSMCFAAPVFYHITLLVTGAGPELGPIP
- a CDS encoding 1-acyl-sn-glycerol-3-phosphate acyltransferase, producing the protein MLSPADFNDPPAAPSDPAAAGRSPFCRVAGLTLAALARVLAGASVRWIASQPDTCQRVYFANHTSHLDAIVIWSSLPQPVRELTRPVAAKDYWSRGAIRRWLAEEVFDAILIDRTDIKVHQSPVDMMLREAGSTRSLIVFPEGGRSVSGEIGEFKSGLYYLAKKRPEIELIPVHIDNLNRVLPRGEFLPVPLLSCISFGPPLWLERGEAKLEFLARARRAVISLKE
- a CDS encoding hypothetical protein (possible pseudo, frameshifted); its protein translation is MTPQCSAPARMFRGFIAACLAAFVGAQAAGGADFRTANFIVDAPTPDLARKIGEAAEHYRQTLAEEWLGTPLPRWSRPCPIRAQVGPHLGAGGATTFVFDRGEVYNWTMSIQGSEERIVDSVLPHEITHTVFASHFRRGLPRWADEGACTTVEHPVERGRQHKLLLEFLSTGRGIAFPDMFAMREYPRDVLPLYAQGYSLARYLIDRGGRRKYVAFVADGLASDDWSRALGKHYGIGSVAQMQHVWLDWVKEGCPAPSAAVAAAAPPTRPGGAATARGQSPEPVAATPPDRRSIYASRQRVAAADQPLAR
- the rsmH gene encoding ribosomal RNA small subunit methyltransferase H, translated to MNPDMNISVHIPVLAAEVTSYLDIRSGMTVVDGTLGGGGHARLLADAVGNQGLVVAIDRDPCAIDRGVREFAGRPLRFAQANFCDIPEVLDALGIPTVDRVLLDVGLSSDQLADDSRGFSFESAGPLDLRFDPTEGEPAWRLINRMRPESLADLIYEFGEERFSRRIARRIAAARERSPIRSARELAAIVMAAVPRQQAPARIHPATRTFQALRIAVNQELKSLQVALERIPSRLSVGGRLVVIAFHSLEDRLVKEAFRNQQVWQSLTRKPVEASAEEIRLNPRSRSAKLRAAATRNALD
- a CDS encoding MBL fold metallo-hydrolase, whose translation is MPNPELLAAPEGFELARIESQPFGENTYVLSRAESRECVVIDPGFEPGLVVEWLEFRGLQPAAILLTHGHSDHIAGNAALRARWPGLPILISRVDAPKLTDPGGNLSAAFGMAIKSPPADRLLDDGAVIEAAGLRIVARSLPGHSSGHMVFLLDRVEPPVVFGGDVLFRGSIGRTDFPDGDFETLARGIRQNLYTLSDETIVHPGHGDPTTVGREKRTNPHVPAGRPD